The following is a genomic window from Meriones unguiculatus strain TT.TT164.6M chromosome 7, Bangor_MerUng_6.1, whole genome shotgun sequence.
AGAATTCTCTGCAGTCGAAGCTTGAACTTTCATCTTCTTGCTTGTTCGTTTGAAGAAAGGGTCccctgtaactcaggctggcctcgaacacctaatcctcctgcctccacctcccaggggCTGGTCATCCAGGCCTGTCCCTCCACACCCATTAAAACCCTTGCTGTTGAATCTGTACCATTCATCAAAGTCTTTCGTCTCCTCGCCAGGTACCATGAGTGGATGAAGTCAGAGGAGCTGAGGCATCTGACAGCCTCAGAACCGCTGACCCTGGAGCAGGAGTATGAGATGCAGCGTAGCTGGTGTGAAGACGAAGACAGTGAGGAGCCCCCACCCCCTAGTAGCCtctactcttcctccctttctcccacccCTCAGCTGTTGCCCCTTTGGGGCCATCACTAGACTGCAGTAAAAACTTTGGAGTTTGCTTATACTTGAACTATGAAGTGGTCCCTGCGGCTGACCTTACTGTCCCCCTGTCTGagcagtcactggctgggagggaTTTAGAGAATAAAGCAATTTGATTTCCAGCTGTTAATTTAGGCTCTGCTCTTAATGTCTCTTGCCATAGCCTGTTCCTTTGTCTGTACCAAAGGGTAGGACCTATTTTCCCTGCTTCAAATCAAACATGATCTTGGAACTCTGTACTAGGCTCTGGGCTCCTTTTTTCCTGTGGGGCTCAGAGACAGCAGTATCCTGCAGTTCTCTGGTTTGGGTAGGAACACCagcctcccttttttcctcctccctaaatagggtttctctgtgtagccttggctgtcctggacttgctttgtagaccaggctggccccagacttcCAGAGAttagtctctgcctcccctagtgctggatTACAGGAATGCGCCTTTGTGCCTGGCACCTCATCTCCTTTTTTGAAGATTCTAGGTGCTAACCTTGTTACATCTGCCCTCAGAATGCACCTTCATTGTGCTGGATGCAGAGAAATGGCAGGCCCAGCCTCGCCTCCCTGAAGAGACCTGCATGGTGGGAGATGTGAACCTCTTCCTCACAGATCTGGAGGACCCCACCTTGGGGGAGATCGAGGTCATGATTGCAGGTTTGTCCCACCTGGGCCAGCCAGAACTTCAGAGAGCTTAGTGGATGCCCAGGGGTAGCTCAGTCAGCTATTGTCAGCCAGCTCTTGACCATGGCAGATCTCCTGTCCCACACTCAGTATGGCGACTAACCCTTGGGCTCATTACTTCCTTCCATATGCCTTGGTATGAACTTAATCTTTGCtattgtctgtttgtctgtctctgtgtgtgtgtgtgtgtggtatataggCCAGAGGACAGTCTTGGCCTTTGTTCCTCACCTGCCATCAACCTTTCTTTTTGTAGGTTTttgttggtttgagacagggtttctcaccaGCCTGGGAGTTGCCACAtaggccaggctagctggctGTGCCTACCAGTACTGGGCTTCAAATCacatgctaccacacctggcttctttacatggattctgggcaTGGACTCTGGTCCTCCTTGCAAGCATTTtactattgagccatctccctagccttcAAAACTCCATCTGTTTCTTTGTTAGGAGGGGATCCTCCAAAAAGCAGCAATTCAGGAGATATCCTGCCATGCTGTGGAGGAatcctttctgcttctgcatcCTTGGTCCTTATAGGCTTCTGCCCAGAGCACCCTAGTGAAGGGAACAGGGTTTAGATTGCTGGGAGCCTCACATGCCCTTTCCCTTTTCTGTGCCTTCCTTTTTCCTAGGCAGAATGCTAACAGGAGAGTTTTGACAAATCAGTGAGCCACGACTTGTCAGGTATACACGCTGAGCCTGGTGTCTGGTACTAACTACAGTGTGCTCTTCTCCTAGAACCCAGCTGCAGAGGCCAGGGCTTTggcactgaggcatctctcctgATGATGGCTTATGGTAAGACAAACAGAACTGATCACATGGGTAGGCCTCAGCTGTGCCTTcttcagggagaaagaggcagatgaCAGGCCCCTCTACTGCAGACTGGGACAGAGGGACAGAAGAGCGGAGTTTTTACAGTTTGCCCTTTTCTCTTATAACTGGAGGAGTGAAGAAGCTAGGACTGaccaagtttgaggccaaaatCGGGCAAGAAAATGAACCTAGCATCAGGATGTTCCAGAAACTTCACTTTAAGCAGGTAAGGGCATCGGTGGGGAGGCCTAGGGAAGTAGAGCTGTTGGTGTTTGAACTTGAGGCTGTAACTCTGTTGGCCcctacaggtggctgtgagcaaTGTCTTCCAGGAGGTGACACTCAGGCTGGCAGTGAGTGAGCCAGAGCAGAAGTGGATTCTGGAGCAGACGAACCACATGGAAGAGAAACCCTACAGAGCAGGATGCAGTGACAACCACCCAGTGTGAGCAGGAGGGTTAGAACTACCCACTGTACCCAAGGCCAGACAGCTGCACGGGAGATAGATGTACAGTACCTTCAGTCTGCTCCAGGCCCTCCTGAGCCGGAGTGTGCCTTGGCCGCCCCTGGCAGGCAGTGGCTAAGACTCCTTCCTACTCCCAACCATAAGCTGACCCTAACTGCACTGGAACAGATGGCTGTAGTCCAGCAAAGTCAGGGTGGAGGTGGGAACTGGAGGCTGGAAGGGTCTGAAGAACCAGCATTTCCCTGGGGTCCTGGCTGAGTAAAACACTTGTTTTGGCAGCTTTCCTCGTTCCTTCATTCTTCATGGAGAAGACTGGGGCAGGGATAATCAATCCTGTTGTCAGCCAGAGTGACCAAGTGGGCTTGGACCTGGAAAGACAGGCGATCTGGTAAAGGAGTGGGCTGGCCCCTCTGCCTACTGTCCTTTCAGCTCTTTGGAGCCAGACAGGTCTGAGGGAAGAACTTGTGGACACAGCTCCTTGTACCCGGGGAGCGTCCCCGTCAGAGAAGCCTGGAGCCTGGGGCAGGCGAGAGAACCAGGGGCCACTCTCAGCCCCTCTGGCACATTAGGCTCATGGCCATCCCTTCAACTTACCACCCTGTGCCTCTGGACAGCTTCACTGAGCCTGGCCATTAGAGGGCAGCAGAGGCCCGGGTTCAGGATGGCCAGGCTGCTGGCAAAAGTCCTCCAGGATGTGTGGGAGGCTGTCCTGCAGGAGGGAGCCCCCATTCTCTAACAGTTATCTGAAGTAGTCATCAGGAGAGACCAGGTGTGTTTTCAAAACAGCTCTGACAAGAGGTTAGAAGTGCATTTGTGATAGAGTGATGGCTCCCAGCCCCGAGTCCTGGCGTCTTATCCGGGCTGCAAGGGGAAAACTGTTCTCCAGAATGCCTGAATCTGGAGTGAAGCTTACAATTGGCTCCCTTTGGACTCTGCTCCAGACCTTAGTCAATTCTGGTCCAGCTTAGAGTCAAAGGTCCACCAGCAATTCTCCACCCAGCAGGTGAGGTAGGGAGGGGTTCCTCCAAGCCCTGTGGGGTAATTCTTTGGCCTGTTACAACAGCCTGGGGGCCTCCACCTGGGGTCAAAGGGTAGAAGCATGGGTGGATGAGGGAGGCCAGGCCCAGCTGAGCAGGCAGGCACAAGATGATAGGTACTGAGATAAGGGCTCTGGATGATCTCTTttaaggctggtgagatggccagATAGTGACTGGCCCTTCTCCCAGCCCATAGGGCTCCAGGGCAGATCCATTGTCTTACTTGTTCCTTTCAGACCAGCAACCTGGTTCTGAGTGGTCTTTCTATAGAACAGGTGAACTGCCAcactccttttcatttttgaacACCTCTCCTAAGACCTCCTGGCCCCGCACTCTGGGCACTCAAGGGCCTCTATTAGAGGCAGCATATCCCCATATCCTGGGGTTGCAAAGTCCCTTCTACCCCAGCTTGACACACAATGTGTCCTGGGGCCACTTTTCTCCTGTGCTGGGTATCTGTCTTCCAACCAGTCCAttgggaggtgagggagggtgtcTGGGCCAGGCTCAGACTGATGAGAATCCTGTAGTGTTGGTGGGGGGTGCGAGggagtgagggtgtgtgtgtgtggagctaGAGGGTGTGGAGTCAATCCTCACATGCTGTACCTAGCTTTGTAGTAAAACTTCACTTGCAGCTCATGTGGAATGAGGAGTCCCAGAGTCCTCATCTCAGCTTCTTCCCACAGTCCCTATAAACACCCATATTGTCCCATGCCCTAGGGGACACTGACAGGGAGCCAAGGGCCCTGTGGACCCCAAAGTAGCTGCAAAACCACTGTAGCTTGGGGGTATGAGAGCTCTACATAGTCCTTCAGGGGTGAGAATTCTTCCTTTCAACCAAAGCCCAGCTACCTGGGAATCCTCGTCCATTACCCACTCTGGAAGGCATGAGGCTAGGAGGCAAAATTCCAAAGGAAGACACAGGCTCAAGGAGTTTGAAGGAACCAGTGAATTTCTGAAGGCATTTCCTTACAGTGGTGGCACCTGACTCAGGACAGGTAGAGGAAACCAGGCTTTCCCCATGCTGCCTGGGCTTCTCAGGATAAGAGTAGGGATAAAAATTTAAGGATGAGGCTGTTGCCATGCCCTGGGTACAACAACCAGGAAAATCACAAGAATCATGAAGACAAGAACCCCTCTAAATTCTCAATGCtacactcttaaaaaaaaaaagaaaagaaaaacaaaatcaaatgaaCCAAAGATGCTAAGCCATAGCTCCGAGGACCTTGGGCACCCTGTCTGTTATGAGCAATGGCTGCTACGGTCAGTCCCTGGTCAGCCTTGAACTTGGTCATCACGCGTAGCTGAGGGAAGACTTCTTGTCTGCTCCAGAAGTCCTTGCTTGGTGCAGGTTCCAGTGATGTCCTAGGCAGACTGGTGAGGGGACACTTGGTAGGAAGGAGCCTTCAGGGAGGCAGGACAGAAACACTGTCCTTTGCTAAAGTGAGGGAAGAACAGAATTCCTAGGAAAATAAGATTTGTCAGGCAGTGGGGCGGGTGCTGGTGCTGATTCGAATGTTGATTGGTGGGCACCGGGGAGGAAAGAAGGCGCTAGGGCGGGTGGGTGGCTCCACCCTTCCAGCACTAGCCAAGCTGGTGGTGGACTCTCAGAGGTTGCTGAAGAGTTCATTTTTCTTGCTCCAGTCCATCTGCGGGGCCCGCTTGCTACTGCGTTTCTGGTGGGCCCTCTCTTTAGCCACAGCCAGGGAGATGTTGAAGTCCAAGATGGGatcggaggaggaggaggtagatgAGGGCTCTGTGGAATCCTGTCTCTTGGGGCTGTCTTGGGAATTTAgctgtgaagaagaggaaggagtcaGTGTCCACCCCTGAGGGCTCCCCGGTCTTTGGCCTCAGAGAGCTGGATCCCTTGAAGCCATGGCCAGGGTAGCCAGGTCACATGAACAAACTGCACCTCAGCATGTGACCGCAAAGGCAGGCTAGTGTGCCAGGAACCAGAGTGGCCTGGAAATGGCTCCATCACCGACCCCCAGGGGGCAGCTTACCTCCTCACTGGTATCACTGGAGGCAGATCTTGCCAGGGCTGGCCTAGGGCTCTCTGAAGCTGGCTCTACCAGGGCTTCACGGCTGTTCTCCTGGCACAGAGAGGAGAAAGTATGGGTTGGCAGGGGTGGGAAAGGAAACTCCTGATGAGAGACCTCATTAGAGAAAGGTCCTCAGCTCAGGCTTGGCCATTGATCCAAATTCCAGATTTACGTTACTGCATTCCTAAAAGGATTGGGGTAGCCTGGTTCCATCCATCACCTAGACAGTGGGTGGAGAACTGCTGGACTCTCATCCTCCCCAACACTTTTGAGCACTGATTCACATTTTGCATCAGTGACCGGGGAGGGGCTTCCAGGGCCTTCCCTCTCTATTTGGCATGAGGAGCATATATGATCCCTTAACCTTTTGCAGCCTTGTCCAGGCCTTAACCCCAAAGGAACCAACCACGGTCTTTAAGGAATAAGATGGACAGAGCATTCTAGGACCATGGATGGGGTGGTGGAAGGCTGTGATCATGGCCTGATTCTAGGTTCCTGTGGAGGAAGCCTTCAAGCATATCTTGCCAACTCCCcactctgtggtctgattctgaGACAGCCCATGCCTGAGTAGAGGTTTTGGCTGGGGTGTGAGCCTGGCACCCAGCCCCTTCCTGGGTCCTTCCACGGCCTCGGCTGGCTCCCAGCCTCACCCCCTTCCTTTCTGCCCGAGGAGGAGGGGCTGGAAGTAACAGGACCAGCAGCCAGACACTGAGGTTCTGTTCTTAGGGGGAAGAATGGCCTCTTCTGTATGGTGGGAGTTGGAGGCGGGGGCTGCCGAGGGGCCCCAGGCAAGCCTCTCCCAAGTGACAGCTTTACCCCCTGACAGGGGCTGGGGTACTCTGGCAGTCCTATGGCTTGGAACTCGGGAAGAAACTGGAACTGGGCCCTGGTGTGTCAGCCTGAGGCAGACTCCCATCCATGCCACCACTTGCTCTGTCTCCACAGAGAAGCAGGTAGGGACCCCTTACCTTCTGTATCTCTCCATTGGTGAAGGGCTCAGGCAAGGGGCctagatgagggagagagcaaaGGTCAGGCCAGACTCTTTGCAGGAGAACAGAGGAGGCCAGGGCTATGGCTCGGGCAGCTCACCAGACCTCATACCAGAGGTCAGTGGCTACAACTTTTTTGGCTGCAACCCAGTGTCTGTACATTTGACATTTTGATGACCCAGTGCACAGAAAGACTGATAGTTTCAGAAAACAAGACCTCACTATAGTGCAATACTTTGCTATTTTagactaaaatttattttaaaaatgcctcACTTGGCAAACTGGGGGAACATTTTTGGGGGAGGTCGGGGAGGATCATACTTGAGGAGTGCTATTTGATGCTGATTGGCAACCTGTGATGAACAGGATGGCTCCCCCTAATAGAGTACACTAtgtgcagtgctggggaccaaacacaTAACCCCCCATGTATTAGTCAAGCGCTCTTAGCTTGACATCTGACCCAGAATGTCAAATCGCCAAGCTCACTGGAGAGTTAAGGTGGGATGGAGTTCTAAGGCAGCCAGTCAAAAACAGGTTGCCTATggccagagatggctcagtgggtagatacttgccaccaaacctgatgacttgagttggATCCCAAGACCCAAATGGTGGTGGGGGGGAATTGACTCCTCtaacttgtcctctgacttccacacacacccCAAGGCAGGGCCGGGCCTTGGTTTTTACACATCCCAGGGGTAGATGCTGTGACAGCAGATTTGGGGCCACACCTCAGATTATATAGCTGGTACCTGCTGCCCTGGAGAGAAAACAGTGCCAACTATCTGCCACCTAGAAATGAGAGGACACAAAGGTTCAAGGACAGTGTCCTGGGTGGAGTCAGGAGAGGCCAGGGGAAGAGAACTCCAGATCACCACCCACATGGCCTGTGAAGGGGGCGCTGTTCTGCACCAGAGTCTAGGAGGGATGGGTGGAGTGCTTCTGTATACTTAGGTTATGATACCCCTTGACAGGGCTGGTCACTGTACCCCTCCTCTCAGGGATCTGAGTCATATGGACCCTGACCTACCACTGCAGTCCAGTCCCGATCCTCAGGGAGGCCCTACCCACAGCAAAATCGGGAAATATTTCACTTTCAGCACAGCACAGACCTCCCTTccagagccatcttcccagggAGAAAGTCTGGACTCAGGAGTAGGGGGTGCTAGGCCCCTCCTGCCTGGTGTAGTGGCCCTACTCACTTTGGCTTGGCTTAGACAGAGGGAGGTGCCAGGCTTGGCAGGatgagagtgggggagggggaaaggcagGGGCCCAGGGACTGAAGGGGACCCACTGCTCTCTAGAGCCAGCAAGCCTGAGTTTCCAAGGCAACTTgacagaaagggggaggggagcactGTGCCCTGTCACTGGACTCTGATCTACCCAGAAAGGCTGGAGGCTGCCCCAGAGTTAACTCTTTCTCTTCGGAGGACTCGCTAACTCACTACACTAGGGAGAGGCTCCGGCCATGCTTGGTAGCGACAGaaatcccaccctcttcttcaggCCATTTAGTTGCTGTCACTTGCCACCTTCAGGCACTCATGGGCTTACCCCTGCTTCCACTCTCTACCAACCCATGCTGTTGGGCCTCGGGCACTGCCCACACCCCTGGCTGGGGATGCTCACCATCCAGATGCTGCTGCGATGGGATCACTTTGCACTTCTTGAAGAACTCATCTGTTTCCTTGTCCACCACCAGCAGCTTGGCCTCATCCCCTCCAGCCTTGATGGCAGACACCACCTCCCCGTGCTGCTTGCCCTCCATGCAGACACCATTGACCTGTGAGGCAGGGcggaggtgggggcagggagggttaCCCACATGggtctcagtgctggggagggcaGGTGGCGGCAGCCCCACCTGGCAATGCTGCATTCCCTTATCTGCTTGGTCCTGAACCCAGCCAGTGGTTCTCTGACAGTCAGCTGGGAATCAAGACAAATGGGAAGAGCCAAATAAAATACCCAGAGGAGGCTACACAAACACAGCTGTGAGCAAGGAGAGCCTGGGAGCCTGGGCTGGGCTCTCCTCCGACCTCCCTCTCTGGGCCTTGGTTTTCTCACGTGTAAAGTGAGAAGTCTTGGAAGAGCTGATCTGTGGCTCTAAGGTTCTCAGACTGTGATTCTGGGACCAGCCCAAGCATTTAGTTCACGTTTCCTCTCTCGTGAGCACAGCTGAAGAACACAGTGTCTCAAAGCTGAACTCAGGAAGGAGGTTTAATCTCTCCTCGTGCCTGGCACGGAGTGCTCAGGCATCACGAAGGCCATGTGGATGGCCTCCGGCTGTTATCTGCCTAGATTTTGGCAGGTAAATCATGGATGTAGAGTGTGTGCTGGTAAAGCAGAACCCAAGAGATGGGAAAAGAAGCCAGTCAGCTTGTCCATGCGttcacccttccttccctttcctatCTGCTTGTGTGGCCGCCTACCATCCAGCCCCCCTGGCTTGGCCACTTCCCCTGGGTTAATCAAACCACACATGGTTTGCCCCAAAGCACCAAAGATTAGGAACGAGTGTGGAGAATAGAGTAAAGCGTATCACCTCTACAATGCGGTCCTGGGCCCGGAGCCCAGAGGCCTCTGCCGGTGAGTCTGGGTCCACTGCTCGGATGAACTGGCCTGGCTTAGACTTGTCACTGTGCAGGTTGAAACCATAGCCATTGGGGCCTTTCTTCATGGTGCAGAGCCGAGGCCGGAGCTCACGCTGTGGGGATATAGGAAGCACCATGTCACTCCACAATGTCCCAGCCCTGCCTTCTCCGCCCACTGCCCACCTCTACCTCCCAGCCTAGCCCTGCCTTCTCCGCCCACTGCCCACCTCTACCTCCTAGCCTAGAAGGATTCGGAATAATCCAATGGTGACTGGAGCCTACAGAGCATTACAAGAGAATGTGGTCCAGGCTTCAGAAGGTGTGAATGGATGCTTGGCACTGAAGCAAACTGAGTAGCTCTGGATAAGCCACTGTCCCTGCCGAAGCCTAGTTTCACTCTTTGCCATTCTATTAGTCACAGGTTGTTGTGGCTTTAGTCTTCCTACCCAAGGCTCAGTTGGCCTTCCTAGGCCTGGCTGGATACGTAAGGCTCATGAGTGGGCACCTGGCCCACAGAGCTGTTCTCTGTTGTGAAGGCAAGGATAGCTGTTTACTGAAAGCTGAATAGCCTGTTTACAGTAAAGCCTTTCATCTCTAGTGGGTTCTCTTCTTTGACCCCAGTGAACCAAATGGCCCTGCCAAATGTGAGCCTGAGAACCTGAAACCCCGGGAGGTGTCAGGGCGAAGGGTCCTGGGGCGAATGGCATCATCCTCAGGAGCCCCACATCCAGCCCAGGATATAGGGAGCAACAGGACAGGAATGGCAAGGTGGGAAGGATGGGCAGGGTGTCACTAATCCCCAAGGACTCATATGGGGAGGAGGCCATGAAAAGCAGGACAGGGCCAATGTCGTCAAAGACCGTGGCCTGGAAAGCAGGGcctattttaattttaacattacttattttgtgtgtgaaagagagcACGAATACACCACATTCTACATAtagggggtcagaggacaacttgtgaaagttggttctctcctttcaccatgggGGATCAGGTTGTGAGACTTGGTAAGTGCCTtggcccactgagccatctcaccagcctcccAAAGGGCACAAACAGGTGTCTTTTGTGCACCCTGACACTCAGCTGGGAACAATTTTCAAtctctttcattctcttctgGCTCAACTCTGAAGCCGTAGCCTTGATGCTCACATGACACACAGATGGACAGAATATGGACATGAGCCTGCACAAGCTGGAGCCCAAGCACTGATCCTAACTCCAAGCCTGGTTCGGTTGGCTAACCCCGGGCTGCCACCCACCCTGTGGGGCAACAAGGCTCCCTGAGTAGCTTGTGGCTTGCGGCAATCATTTCTATTTCTGAGCCCCAGGATCTTCATTTATGGATGCTTATTGCTACCCGCCTCCCATGGTTGCCCTTGAGGCCCAATGACATAATGACATAGTGTAAAACACTTTGTAACTACCAAGTCCCCCTGCACAGACCTGCATGTTGCCATTGTTCTTACTAAGTTCCCTTGCACACTGGATTTTCCCATTGTTCCTGCTACTAAGGAACAGTCATGTAACTCTGAGATACTGGGTGGGGGAGGATGGTGTGCCAGGCTGCTCTGAAACCCAAATCCTCAGTTGGGGGTACAAAAGGCCAGGGAGGAATGGGAAAGAGTGAAGGGAGAGCCTAAGGGCTTCCAGCCCCACCTTACCAGAAGTACGTATAACCCATCCCTTCACTCTAGGTGGGGGCTGAAGAGACTGCTCATCCCGCTGAGGTGCCTGCTGCTGAGCCTAACCTGAGCCTAACACTTACCCCTGGACTTCTGCCAGTGGCTACTTACCCCTCACCTCCAACAGCAGAGACAACCAAATGGGCAGCAAATGGGCCCCCAGGAGGCCCCTCCTCAAGCCTACCTAGCAGCCCCTCACCCTGCTAGGACCtaggccccccccccccccgtgcagTGCAGCAGCCCCCAGAACCATGTCATTGTAGGAGTGAGGATCCGCTTCCTTCCAGCTAACAATCCCAGCACAAAGCTGCCAGCGGGCCCTCCCCCAGGCTGCCTAGGTGAGCTGGAACAGGTCTGACCAGTTGTTGCCACCAGGACAGGCTCAGCTTTCTGCCTCAGCCACACGCCTCCTGTGGCCCTCAGTTTGCCTCTGAGATTCCTCTCAggttcctccccaccctccctaaGGTTCCCTTGCCCCAGACTTCCCACAACAGCTTGGCTGAAGTTCTTTAGCTGTGTTTGAGGCCGGGAAATTGCCCACCTCAGCCTCGCTGGGGCCCTGCCTGCCTTATgtccaccacatctggcttgttCTCAAGCACTGGGTCCAGAACCTGGCAGTCCATTTGGAGCGAGGCCTATGATGCGAGCTACAGTGAAGGGTAGATGGTGGGGCTCTCCTCACACTGCCCAGGTGTCTGGAAGCTGAAGAAACCACAGGCTTCCTTCTGGGAGCTCCACACCTCTTACAGTCACAGCCTCAACCTGAGTGGAAGGATAAAGCCTGGCCTAGGTGACGGTGCTGTGAGCATGCCTGGACTGGCACTGTGGCTAGAACCAGGCTGAGGGTTCAGGGGAGGTAGCTCCCTAGCGGGCAGGGCTGGGCTAGGTGCCCTTGTGATGCCCACCTTCCGGTTTCAAGTCTGTGTTTTGGGTTTTCCCTACTACCCCTCGGCCAGTATCATCCCCATATCCCCTTTCTAGTGACATATATCATCAGAACTCAAAGGTCCACTTTGCAGCCTTTTGGCAACAATGAGGACCAGGAAGGATCCTGCCTGAAGGGACAGAACATCCTCTCTTGCCCTCTGGGTGATTCTGTGGTTGATTCAGGGTCTGTGTGTGGCAGGGTAGGGTAACTAGTGTTACCCAGAAAGACGTCTTCTCCCCCGCCAACCCAGCCCTTCAAGGCTCTCAGTACTGACGGGTCCCTTTCCGAAGTCTCTGGGGCAGCAGTTTTTAGCCTGTAAAACCTCTTTGAGGGTAGAACGACCCTCTcataggggtcacatatcagattatcctgcctatcagatatatttacattatgactcatagcagtagcaaaattatagttataaagtagcaacaaaaaataatttggcggttgggggtcaccacagcatgaggagctgcgTTACCAGGTTGTGGcgtgaggaaggttgagaaccacggctCTCGGGAGGGTCTCTTCCTTCACAAGCAGGGGAGGGGAAGTGTTTCAAACTTCAAGAGAAACCAGCCTGTGCCCTTCCTGTCCCCAGGAGCTGTCACTGCAGCTGCTTAGTCAGCCCATCCCAGTGGGTGGAGCTTGAAGTCCCCTGGAGGCAGGCCCCTGGTTCCCAGGCCTAGAGTCAAGTAG
Proteins encoded in this region:
- the Nat9 gene encoding alpha/beta-tubulin-N-acetyltransferase 9 isoform X2; the encoded protein is MRLNQNTVLVGKKVVLVPYTSEHVPRYHEWMKSEELRHLTASEPLTLEQEYEMQRSWCEDEDKCTFIVLDAEKWQAQPRLPEETCMVGDVNLFLTDLEDPTLGEIEVMIAEPSCRGQGFGTEASLLMMAYGVKKLGLTKFEAKIGQENEPSIRMFQKLHFKQVAVSNVFQEVTLRLAVSEPEQKWILEQTNHMEEKPYRAGCSDNHPV
- the Nat9 gene encoding alpha/beta-tubulin-N-acetyltransferase 9 isoform X3, with protein sequence MGAATMRLNQNTVLVGKKVVLVPYTSEHVPRYHEWMKSEELRHLTASEPLTLEQEYEMQRSWCEDEDKCTFIVLDAEKWQAQPRLPEETCMVGDVNLFLTDLEDPTLGEIEVMIAEPSCRGQGFGTEASLLMMAYGVKKLGLTKFEAKIGQENEPSIRMFQKLHFKQEVTLRLAVSEPEQKWILEQTNHMEEKPYRAGCSDNHPV
- the Nat9 gene encoding alpha/beta-tubulin-N-acetyltransferase 9 isoform X1, translating into MGAATMRLNQNTVLVGKKVVLVPYTSEHVPRYHEWMKSEELRHLTASEPLTLEQEYEMQRSWCEDEDKCTFIVLDAEKWQAQPRLPEETCMVGDVNLFLTDLEDPTLGEIEVMIAEPSCRGQGFGTEASLLMMAYGVKKLGLTKFEAKIGQENEPSIRMFQKLHFKQVAVSNVFQEVTLRLAVSEPEQKWILEQTNHMEEKPYRAGCSDNHPV
- the Nherf1 gene encoding Na(+)/H(+) exchange regulatory cofactor NHE-RF1 — its product is MSADAAAGEPLPRLCCLEKGPDGYGFHLHGEKGKVGQFIRLVEPGSPAEKSGLLAGDRLVEVNGENVEKETHQQVVSRIRAALNSVRLLVVDPATDEHLKKLGIPVREELLRAQEKSGQADPPAAADTEEPGDQKEADKGPLERRELRPRLCTMKKGPNGYGFNLHSDKSKPGQFIRAVDPDSPAEASGLRAQDRIVEVNGVCMEGKQHGEVVSAIKAGGDEAKLLVVDKETDEFFKKCKVIPSQQHLDGPLPEPFTNGEIQKENSREALVEPASESPRPALARSASSDTSEELNSQDSPKRQDSTEPSSTSSSSDPILDFNISLAVAKERAHQKRSSKRAPQMDWSKKNELFSNL